A segment of the Branchiostoma floridae strain S238N-H82 chromosome 10, Bfl_VNyyK, whole genome shotgun sequence genome:
AACAGGACACATACATACAAGGTTAATGTATAAAATGTTATTACATTAACAACTGATTATTTCCGTGCTGTTTGAAAACAATATAAGAAGTAAGGCAGAACAAcggaaaaagaaaaatccagacAAGGCGCATAATAAGGGCAGCTCCTCTGAAGTGTAGGCGGAACGCGCGGCACACTGAATGTGGATAAGCAGGCATTtcatgacctttcacctttcacccttgctgctccagacagacacttgcaggaggattgtgcggaggtaataatcatcatagcctggataccagtccCTCGCTCTATACTATAGCCCTTTCGCGGTAATGTATAATCCTTATGCCAGGGAAGGTCCAAGCCCCAGTCTCTATTTGCACTCAGAGGTAATGGCATCCAGTTTCTGATAACTATACCCGCGAGGGTCTGGGCGGGCCGGATAGGCAGCCTTCTCAAAATTGCACCTCTATGTGGGCAAAAATCCCGACCAATGGCTGACCCGGTTTCTACAGCCGCCCGTTGATTGGTAAACCGGGACGCCCCGCCCGGCTTGGCGCGGCcgtctgttttgcatatctatcaAAACAGGCAACATGGCGGAGGCCCAGGACCCTGCCAAAGACGCTATCCGGGATTCTATCGCTAAAACTTTGCTTCCGCTCGAAGGAATCGACTGCTTGAAACCTGAACAGAGTGCTGTGCTGGAACACTTTCTGTCTGGCAATGATGCCATGGGACTCTTGCCCACAGGGTTTGGTAAATCCCTGATTTACCAGATTGCTCCCGCTGCCTCTGGACTTTTGAGTTTCAGCGCCCATTGTCCGAAGCACATACAGACGGCGAAGTACCCGATCCTCATCGTTCTTTCTCCCCTTATGGCGCTCATCAAGGATCAAGTCGTAGAAGCCCAGCAGTTTGGATTGTCGGCCGTGTCGCTGTGTAACGCCAGTCCTTGTGACGAAAGGCGAATTTTGGACGGAAGTTTCCAGTTAATGTTTGGAAACCCTGAGACGTTCGTTCTTGATCCAAAATGGCGGGACATGCTTCAGAGTacggtgtttcaagaaaaccTCGTTGGAATCGTCGTAGATGAAGCCCATAAAACGCCTAATTGGTATGCATATTTTAAAAACTTGCCTCGAATTTAAATTGCATGATTGAACGATTTGATAGCCTGTAAAAATGCAACAGATATCATTTTTAGCGTCTCTAATTCgaggcgcccccctcccacctttcGTTCCAAGTACGGCATCACGGAGTGCATGTGCCCTTGTTGTTACGACAATAGCGGAAGCCATTAAGagataaatgaaacaaaattagTGTGTAAGGATGTAACTTGCGTAGTATAATTTGCgggaatcattttttttttttgcgttaCATCCGTGCAGTGGAAGTCACCGAAGCCACAGTGACTATGTACTGTACTCACTGCACTGCTCTGTTCTTTGCAGGGGAGAAGCTAAGAAAGGAGGGAAGGCATTCAGGGAGACGTTCGGCAGGATTGCTGAGCTTAGGTCACTGTGCAAGCAAGGTGAGGTCAACTTAATTGTAGCCTTTTCAGTTTTCAGTTTTCAGGCATTTTTCATATGTTACTGACAGCTTCTGAAATGCTGCTTTATAATATTCTTTATCAAACGTCTTAGTCTACAAAATCTAgtctaaaaagaagaaaatacagtTGAATACTCACCTTTAACGGTTGTCTCCTTtgcaacatacaaaatacaaaggtaaataagaagaaaaaaatgtaaagctactaattatgcatttttttttttaaatgcaggGACACCAATTTTAGCTCTGACAGCATCAGCTGATCCGCAGACAAGAAAGGACATTGTTCGGCTACTGAATATGAGTAAGGACACTAAGTTTGTCGAAGGTTGTCCGAATCGTATTAATATTCGACTGTCTGCTAATCGCATAAAGCCAACTGACAACCTCTCCTGTTTGCACTGGATCGTATCTGGCGTGAAAGAAAACCCCACAGAGTTTGGTAAGGTGTTGATATACTGTAAAGAATTTGACAAGTGCGGTGCTGTATGGTGCCATCTTAAGGCAGCACTAGGTGACCAGGCTTATGTTGGCAAGAAGGTGTATTATAACTGCCGAATACAGGTGTTCCATAGCCAGTCACCGCCAGAGTTGAAGGAACACATACTGCATTCTTTCAGGaaaaattcatctgtgttgtcCATTGTAATCGCCACCACAGCCCTGAGCATGGGAATCAATTTCCCAAATGTAAGGTATGTTGTCAACTATGGTCCACCTGAGGACATGGAAGATATGTTGCAACAGATTGGTAGGGCTGGGCGGGATGGTGCACCCTCCCATGCTATTATGTATAGTTATGCACAACAGAGGTGTAGCAAGGATGTAAGAGAGTATGCGAAAGGGCTGAAATGTCTTagaactttattgtacaacaaGTTTGAGTCAGTGCCGACCACAGTTCCACTTGAACCAGGCCATgcatgttgtaattttt
Coding sequences within it:
- the LOC118424804 gene encoding ATP-dependent DNA helicase RecQ-like; translation: MAEAQDPAKDAIRDSIAKTLLPLEGIDCLKPEQSAVLEHFLSGNDAMGLLPTGFGKSLIYQIAPAASGLLSFSAHCPKHIQTAKYPILIVLSPLMALIKDQVVEAQQFGLSAVSLCNASPCDERRILDGSFQLMFGNPETFVLDPKWRDMLQSTVFQENLVGIVVDEAHKTPNWGEAKKGGKAFRETFGRIAELRSLCKQGTPILALTASADPQTRKDIVRLLNMSKDTKFVEGCPNRINIRLSANRIKPTDNLSCLHWIVSGVKENPTEFGKVLIYCKEFDKCGAVWCHLKAALGDQAYVGKKVYYNCRIQVFHSQSPPELKEHILHSFRKNSSVLSIVIATTALSMGINFPNVRYVVNYGPPEDMEDMLQQIGRAGRDGAPSHAIMYSYAQQRCSKDVREYAKGLKCLRTLLYNKFESVPTTVPLEPGHACCNFCHSSCSCDSASMSCSVSAYAFEQLTPNVVKTSPSLQRSVSDEQRELLREGLYHYRHSIVKGKRLMLSVAQTTGLSPDFIDAVVDDCEYIFSVDYILENFNVLSPKYAEGIMQIVNKVFHDNLDLDDLFDAISDELSNDMEPSGDNHMPPASWVSLETPPEGVLVFPYDNENYDSDSD